The proteins below come from a single Sinorhizobium fredii genomic window:
- a CDS encoding alpha-D-ribose 1-methylphosphonate 5-triphosphate diphosphatase has translation MSSEQVLSNARIVLENDIIDGSVLIRDGKIADISEGASRVGEDFEGDYLLPGLIELHTDHLEAHYSPRPGVRWLKIAAIQAHDAQVVTSGITTVFDCLRLGSDEESGFPKGEMRSMADALAQAKDEGRLRADHLIHLRCEVSTADVLEHYDDFRDDPQVRLVSLMDHAPGQRQFQTMEQYILYYKTKRGLTDEAFAAFVERQQALSARYAAPHRTAVAQACAERGITVASHDDATLAHVEESIGYGVRLAEFPTSFEAAEASHRAGLSVLMGAPNVVRGKSHSGNIAARELAERGVLDVLSSDYVPFSLIHAPFILADEVESIDLPSAIALVTATPARTVGLTDRGRIGVGLRADVARVHRPEGIPVVRSVWREGRRVA, from the coding sequence ATGAGCAGCGAACAGGTTCTGAGCAATGCCCGCATCGTTCTCGAAAATGACATCATCGATGGTTCGGTGCTGATCCGCGACGGCAAGATTGCCGACATTTCGGAAGGGGCGAGTCGGGTTGGCGAAGATTTCGAGGGCGACTACCTGTTGCCCGGGCTGATCGAGCTTCACACCGACCACCTGGAGGCGCATTATTCGCCGCGCCCGGGTGTGCGCTGGCTGAAGATCGCCGCCATCCAGGCGCACGACGCCCAGGTCGTCACCTCCGGCATCACCACCGTCTTCGACTGTCTGCGCCTCGGCTCGGACGAGGAAAGCGGCTTCCCGAAGGGCGAGATGCGCAGCATGGCCGACGCCTTGGCGCAGGCGAAGGACGAGGGCCGGCTGCGCGCTGACCACCTCATCCACCTGCGCTGCGAGGTTTCGACCGCCGACGTGCTGGAGCACTACGACGATTTTCGCGACGACCCGCAGGTTCGCCTCGTCTCCCTAATGGATCACGCCCCCGGCCAGCGCCAGTTCCAGACGATGGAGCAGTATATCCTCTACTATAAGACCAAGCGCGGCCTGACCGACGAGGCTTTCGCCGCTTTCGTCGAGCGCCAGCAGGCCCTTTCGGCACGCTATGCGGCCCCGCACCGCACGGCGGTCGCGCAAGCCTGCGCGGAACGCGGCATCACCGTCGCAAGCCACGACGACGCTACCCTCGCGCATGTCGAGGAGTCGATCGGCTACGGCGTCCGGCTGGCAGAGTTTCCGACGAGCTTCGAAGCGGCTGAAGCCTCCCACCGGGCGGGATTGAGCGTTCTGATGGGGGCGCCCAACGTCGTGCGCGGCAAGTCGCATTCCGGCAACATCGCCGCGCGTGAGCTTGCGGAGCGCGGCGTGCTCGACGTGCTTTCGTCGGATTACGTGCCCTTCAGCCTGATCCATGCACCCTTCATCCTCGCCGACGAGGTCGAGAGCATCGACCTGCCGAGCGCGATCGCCCTGGTGACCGCAACGCCGGCACGCACCGTCGGCCTCACCGATCGCGGCCGGATCGGCGTCGGCCTGCGCGCCGATGTAGCGCGTGTCCATCGGCCCGAGGGCATTCCGGTGGTTCGCTCCGTATGGCGCGAAGGACGGCGTGTCGCATGA
- the phnE gene encoding phosphonate ABC transporter, permease protein PhnE gives MIASTKPSALEMEAIAARHPHLLESSTARRRRTALIGIGVVLYLAFSWWLFSIGHVLANANWGIAGTYLADWVSYEVRPEIAVAPDGTMAVSYQRNSPLGRNPDPEWVTLEKRTATRTVEAPAATKQAPKPKTSSSFNFMAPKAALGGGEAAAAQNADETRTEEIVTRAVVTYDRSTRIEVGDKLVTAIHGGETLTMTVDGVDTVTPQTPLPSWATQKRPGEKVTLSFGSTGWAEVTGDEVSIRNRFFGWANFLFDTNSPFFGKSYGEVARLILSGDRIDPARSNLSLAWDNVLYNAEWQHLDVWTKLLQTVVMALVGTVFASLIAFPLCFLAARNITPSRVTNQLAKRFFDFLRSVDMFIWALFFTRAFGPGPLAGMSAIFFTDTGTLGKLYSEALENIDDKQREGVKSVGAPPVAVQRFGVLPQVLPVFASQALYFWESNTRSATIIGAVGAGGIGLKLWEAMRTNSDWENVAYMVLLILMVVFVFDSISNACRSRLIGRSGH, from the coding sequence ATGATTGCCTCGACCAAGCCCAGCGCGCTCGAAATGGAAGCCATTGCGGCGCGCCACCCGCATCTCCTGGAGTCATCCACCGCAAGGCGGCGCAGGACGGCGCTGATCGGCATCGGCGTCGTTCTCTATCTCGCATTCAGCTGGTGGCTCTTCTCGATCGGCCATGTGCTCGCCAACGCCAATTGGGGTATCGCGGGCACCTATCTCGCCGACTGGGTCTCCTATGAGGTTCGACCCGAGATCGCCGTCGCCCCCGACGGGACGATGGCCGTTTCCTACCAGCGCAACTCGCCGCTCGGTCGAAATCCCGACCCGGAATGGGTGACCCTCGAAAAGCGGACGGCAACGCGCACCGTCGAGGCACCGGCTGCGACGAAACAGGCGCCGAAGCCGAAGACGAGTTCCTCATTCAACTTCATGGCTCCGAAGGCGGCACTCGGTGGCGGAGAGGCTGCAGCCGCCCAGAACGCTGATGAGACACGTACCGAGGAAATCGTAACCCGAGCGGTCGTAACCTATGACCGTTCGACGCGCATCGAAGTCGGCGACAAACTGGTCACCGCCATCCACGGCGGCGAAACGCTCACCATGACGGTTGACGGTGTCGACACCGTCACGCCGCAGACACCCCTCCCAAGCTGGGCCACGCAGAAGCGGCCGGGCGAAAAGGTCACGCTTTCCTTCGGCTCCACCGGCTGGGCGGAAGTTACCGGCGACGAGGTCTCGATCCGCAATCGCTTCTTCGGCTGGGCGAACTTCCTCTTCGACACCAACTCGCCGTTCTTCGGAAAATCCTACGGCGAAGTGGCACGTCTGATCCTGTCGGGAGACCGAATCGACCCGGCGCGCTCGAACCTGTCACTCGCCTGGGACAACGTCCTCTACAATGCCGAATGGCAGCATCTCGATGTCTGGACGAAGCTGCTGCAGACGGTCGTCATGGCCTTGGTCGGGACGGTGTTCGCGTCCCTTATCGCCTTCCCGCTCTGTTTCCTTGCCGCCCGCAACATCACCCCGAGCCGTGTAACCAACCAGTTGGCCAAGCGCTTCTTCGATTTCCTGCGCTCGGTCGACATGTTCATCTGGGCGCTGTTCTTCACCCGTGCCTTCGGTCCGGGGCCGCTTGCCGGCATGTCGGCGATTTTCTTCACCGACACCGGCACGCTCGGCAAGCTCTACTCCGAAGCGCTGGAAAACATCGATGACAAGCAGCGCGAAGGCGTCAAATCCGTCGGCGCTCCGCCGGTCGCGGTGCAGCGCTTCGGCGTGCTGCCGCAGGTGCTTCCCGTCTTTGCAAGCCAGGCGCTTTATTTCTGGGAATCGAACACACGCTCTGCCACGATCATCGGCGCCGTCGGGGCCGGCGGCATCGGTCTGAAGCTCTGGGAAGCCATGCGGACCAATTCGGATTGGGAAAATGTCGCCTATATGGTTCTTTTGATCTTGATGGTTGTCTTCGTTTTCGACAGCATCTCGAACGCGTGCCGCTCCCGGCTGATCGGGCGCAGCGGACACTGA
- the phnD gene encoding phosphonate ABC transporter substrate-binding protein, translating into MLKKALLGAVALIALAGHAQAEDLKEFRIGIMGGENEADRLRNYQCLVDKLPAAIGVEKVSLFPAADYDGVIQGLLGGTLDYAELGASGYAKIYLAKADAVEPILTTVQTDGSTGYHSIMVARKDAGITKLEDLKGKKLGFADPDSTSGYLVPLVTLPEAIGAPVKEYFGETGFGGGHENLVLEVLKGTFDAGTTFGSGVGEFKDGYTSGNLRKMVDKGVLDMNDLVELWRSPLIPNGPIVVRTTMNDDMKAKFKQFMMDLPKTDAACFSAIQGGDFTGFTEVNSDFYKPIIDARKATIGG; encoded by the coding sequence ATGCTGAAGAAAGCTCTTCTGGGCGCCGTTGCGCTCATCGCCCTGGCCGGCCATGCCCAGGCCGAAGACCTAAAGGAATTCCGCATCGGCATCATGGGCGGCGAGAACGAAGCCGACCGCCTGCGCAACTACCAGTGCCTGGTCGACAAGCTCCCGGCCGCCATCGGCGTCGAGAAGGTCTCGCTCTTCCCGGCTGCAGACTATGACGGCGTCATCCAGGGGCTGCTCGGCGGCACGCTCGACTATGCCGAACTCGGCGCTTCCGGCTACGCCAAGATCTACCTCGCCAAGGCTGATGCCGTCGAGCCGATCTTGACCACGGTCCAGACCGATGGCTCCACCGGCTACCACTCGATCATGGTCGCCCGCAAGGACGCCGGCATCACCAAGCTCGAGGATCTCAAGGGCAAGAAGCTCGGCTTCGCCGATCCGGACTCCACCTCCGGCTACCTCGTCCCCCTCGTCACCCTTCCGGAAGCGATCGGCGCACCGGTCAAGGAATATTTCGGAGAGACCGGCTTCGGCGGCGGTCATGAAAACCTCGTCCTCGAAGTCCTCAAGGGCACCTTCGATGCCGGCACGACCTTCGGCTCCGGCGTCGGCGAGTTCAAGGACGGCTACACCTCCGGCAATCTGCGCAAGATGGTCGACAAGGGCGTGCTCGACATGAACGACCTCGTCGAGCTGTGGCGCTCGCCGCTGATTCCGAACGGCCCGATCGTCGTGCGTACAACGATGAACGACGACATGAAGGCGAAGTTCAAGCAGTTCATGATGGATCTGCCGAAGACCGACGCCGCCTGCTTCTCCGCCATCCAGGGCGGTGATTTCACCGGCTTTACGGAAGTCAACAGCGATTTCTACAAGCCGATCATCGACGCTCGCAAGGCAACGATCGGCGGCTGA
- a CDS encoding acyl-CoA dehydrogenase, whose amino-acid sequence MAGKSQFQWDDPFLLEDQLSEDERMIRDTARAYAQERLQPRVIEAYRDEKTDPAIFREMGELGLLGVTVPDTYGGVGASYVAYGLVAREVERVDSGYRSMMSVQSSLVIYPIFAYGSEEQKQRYLPKLISGEWIGCFGLTEPDAGSDPAGMKTRAIKTGSGYRLIGSKMWISNAPLADVFVVWAKSEAHGNAIRGFVLEKGMKGVSSPKIAGKLSLRASITGEIVLDNVEVGEEALLPNVEGLKGPFGCLNRARYGISWGALGAAEFCWHAARQYGLDRKQFNRPLAQTQLFQKKLADMQTEIALGLQASLRVGRLMDEGRMAPEMISIVKRNNCGKALDIARMARDMHGGNGISEEYQVMRHMVNLETVNTYEGTHDVHALILGRAQTGLQAFF is encoded by the coding sequence ATGGCCGGCAAAAGTCAATTTCAGTGGGACGACCCATTCCTCCTCGAGGATCAGCTGAGCGAAGACGAGCGAATGATCCGCGATACGGCGCGCGCCTACGCCCAGGAGCGGCTGCAGCCGCGGGTGATCGAAGCCTATCGTGACGAAAAGACCGATCCGGCGATCTTCCGCGAAATGGGCGAGCTCGGCCTGCTCGGCGTGACCGTGCCCGACACCTATGGCGGCGTCGGCGCCTCCTATGTCGCCTATGGACTCGTCGCCCGCGAGGTCGAGCGGGTCGATTCCGGCTATCGCTCGATGATGAGCGTGCAATCCTCGCTGGTGATCTATCCGATCTTCGCCTACGGCTCCGAGGAGCAGAAGCAAAGATACTTGCCGAAGCTGATAAGCGGCGAGTGGATCGGCTGCTTCGGCCTTACCGAGCCGGATGCCGGTTCCGATCCGGCAGGTATGAAGACCAGGGCGATCAAGACCGGCAGCGGCTATCGGCTGATCGGCTCGAAGATGTGGATATCCAACGCGCCGCTCGCCGATGTCTTCGTCGTCTGGGCGAAGTCGGAGGCGCATGGCAATGCCATTCGCGGCTTCGTGCTGGAGAAGGGCATGAAGGGCGTATCGTCGCCGAAGATCGCCGGCAAGCTTTCGCTCAGGGCGTCGATCACCGGCGAGATCGTTCTCGACAATGTCGAAGTGGGGGAGGAGGCGTTGCTTCCGAATGTCGAAGGTCTCAAGGGTCCTTTCGGCTGCCTCAACCGCGCCCGTTACGGCATTTCCTGGGGAGCGCTGGGCGCGGCCGAATTCTGCTGGCATGCGGCGCGGCAATACGGCCTCGACCGCAAGCAGTTCAACCGACCGCTCGCCCAGACCCAGCTCTTCCAGAAGAAGCTCGCCGACATGCAGACCGAGATCGCGCTCGGGCTGCAGGCGTCGCTGCGCGTCGGGCGGCTGATGGACGAGGGGCGGATGGCGCCGGAGATGATCTCGATCGTCAAGCGCAACAATTGCGGGAAGGCGCTCGACATTGCCCGCATGGCCCGCGACATGCATGGGGGCAACGGCATTTCCGAGGAGTACCAGGTCATGCGCCACATGGTGAACCTCGAGACGGTCAACACCTATGAGGGGACGCACGACGTCCATGCGTTGATCCTCGGCCGCGCCCAGACGGGGCTGCAGGCCTTTTTCTGA
- a CDS encoding DUF1045 domain-containing protein, with product MRYAIYFAPPADDRLSQTASRWLGRDAFLDGALAWPDNLALEREQHMTLTAEPRRYGFHGTLKAPFALAAGRSEAELIAAFDEFAAEIEPFAIPEIRLHQIGPFFALVPSAPSAPMQDLAEQAVRRFEPFRAPLSGADLARRNPEKLTQLQKDYLAAWGYPYVFEEFQFHLTLTGSVPEETRGLMRDTLEAAFDEFIGRPLSVSTIALFVEPQRGAPFTVHSLLPLGSASARKIA from the coding sequence GTGCGCTACGCAATCTATTTCGCGCCGCCGGCCGATGACCGGCTGTCGCAGACCGCGTCCCGTTGGCTCGGCCGCGATGCCTTCCTCGACGGCGCCTTGGCCTGGCCGGACAACTTGGCACTCGAACGGGAACAGCACATGACCCTGACGGCCGAGCCGCGCCGCTACGGCTTCCATGGGACCTTGAAAGCGCCCTTCGCGCTTGCGGCGGGACGAAGCGAAGCGGAATTGATCGCCGCCTTCGACGAATTCGCCGCGGAAATCGAGCCCTTCGCGATACCGGAGATCAGGCTCCACCAAATCGGTCCGTTCTTCGCGCTCGTACCGAGCGCGCCGTCGGCGCCCATGCAAGATTTGGCGGAGCAGGCGGTTCGCCGCTTCGAGCCTTTTCGCGCCCCTCTCTCCGGAGCTGATCTCGCCCGCCGCAATCCGGAAAAACTGACGCAGCTTCAAAAGGATTACCTCGCGGCATGGGGATACCCCTATGTCTTCGAGGAGTTCCAGTTCCATCTGACGCTCACCGGCTCCGTGCCGGAGGAGACGCGCGGCCTGATGCGCGATACGCTCGAGGCCGCCTTCGACGAATTTATCGGGCGGCCGCTGAGCGTCTCGACGATCGCTCTTTTCGTCGAGCCGCAGCGCGGCGCCCCCTTCACCGTTCATTCCCTGCTGCCACTCGGCAGCGCATCCGCACGAAAGATTGCATGA
- a CDS encoding CaiB/BaiF CoA transferase family protein, whose amino-acid sequence MEAPLKGIKVLELARILAGPWIGQTLADLGAEVIKVESPAGDDTRSWGPPFVEGEGGEKLDAAYFHACNRGKRSVVLDFTTEEGQEAVRRLAAQSDVVLENFKVGGLAKYGLDYQSLRQINPRLIYCSVTGFGQDGPYAHRAGYDYIIQGMSGIMDLTGEPDREPQKIGVAFADIFTGLYGVIAVQAALAQRERTGEGQQIDMALLDCMTGVLANQALNFLVSGKAPRRLGNAHPNIAPYQVFPTSDGHLIVAVGNDRQFIKFCDLLGRPDLAADDRYRTNAGRVQHRDSLTPELAAKTQDFTRDALLAKLEAAGVPGGPINTVADVFADPQIVHRQMRVETPHTGAATGTSPGVRAPVRFSGAALALERGVPRLGEHTAEVLAGIGMGARGPEKG is encoded by the coding sequence ATGGAAGCGCCGCTGAAGGGCATAAAGGTTCTCGAACTCGCCCGCATCCTCGCCGGTCCGTGGATCGGCCAGACGCTCGCCGATCTCGGCGCCGAGGTCATCAAAGTGGAAAGTCCGGCCGGAGACGACACGCGCAGCTGGGGGCCACCCTTCGTCGAAGGCGAGGGGGGCGAGAAGCTCGATGCCGCCTATTTCCATGCTTGCAATCGGGGAAAACGCTCCGTCGTTCTCGACTTCACGACGGAGGAGGGGCAGGAGGCCGTGCGCCGGCTCGCGGCGCAGTCCGACGTCGTTCTCGAAAACTTCAAGGTCGGCGGGCTCGCCAAATACGGGCTCGACTATCAGAGCCTCAGACAAATCAATCCGCGGCTGATCTATTGCTCCGTCACCGGCTTCGGCCAGGACGGGCCCTACGCTCATCGCGCCGGCTACGACTATATCATCCAGGGCATGAGCGGCATCATGGACCTGACCGGCGAACCGGATCGAGAGCCGCAGAAGATCGGCGTGGCCTTTGCCGACATCTTCACCGGCCTCTATGGCGTCATCGCCGTGCAGGCGGCCCTGGCGCAGCGGGAGCGCACCGGAGAAGGCCAACAGATTGACATGGCTCTGCTCGACTGCATGACCGGCGTGCTCGCCAATCAGGCGCTGAACTTCCTCGTCTCCGGCAAGGCGCCGCGGCGGCTTGGCAACGCCCATCCGAATATTGCGCCCTACCAGGTGTTCCCGACCTCGGATGGCCACCTGATCGTCGCGGTCGGCAACGACCGACAGTTTATCAAGTTCTGCGACCTGCTCGGCCGGCCCGACCTTGCCGCCGACGACCGCTACCGCACGAATGCGGGCCGTGTTCAGCACCGTGACAGCCTGACGCCGGAACTCGCCGCGAAAACCCAAGACTTTACCCGGGACGCCCTGCTCGCCAAGCTAGAAGCGGCCGGCGTGCCGGGCGGGCCGATCAACACGGTTGCCGACGTCTTTGCCGATCCTCAGATCGTCCATCGGCAGATGCGGGTCGAGACGCCGCATACGGGTGCGGCGACCGGCACGTCGCCGGGTGTCAGAGCACCGGTCCGGTTTTCCGGCGCAGCGCTGGCCCTGGAGCGCGGCGTGCCGCGTCTAGGCGAGCATACGGCTGAAGTGCTGGCGGGAATTGGAATGGGCGCGCGCGGCCCGGAGAAGGGATGA
- the phnC gene encoding phosphonate ABC transporter ATP-binding protein translates to MFQLRNVTRQFGKKRAVDTVTFDIPQGQMVGVIGRSGAGKSTLLRMINRLVDPTSGTIEFAGIEVSSLRGSALRHWQRDCAMIFQQFNLVPRLDVLTNVLLGRLNHRSTVSSILNLFTREERIMAIGALERLGIEQTALQPAGTLSGGQQQRVAIARALMQQPKVLLADEPIASLDPLNAKIVMDALRDINERDGITVVTNLHTLDTARNYCERIIGMAQGRIVFDGQPKDLTATAVAEIYGAETAIEESMTSTSINIPAAVAREENASASYKPLALAGL, encoded by the coding sequence ATGTTTCAGTTGAGGAACGTGACCCGCCAGTTCGGCAAGAAGCGAGCCGTCGACACGGTCACCTTCGACATACCGCAAGGTCAGATGGTCGGGGTCATCGGCCGCTCCGGGGCGGGCAAGTCGACGCTTCTGCGGATGATCAATCGGCTCGTCGACCCCACCTCCGGGACGATCGAATTCGCCGGCATCGAGGTATCCTCGCTCAGGGGTTCTGCCCTGCGGCATTGGCAGCGCGACTGCGCGATGATCTTCCAGCAGTTCAACCTGGTCCCGCGCCTCGACGTTCTGACCAATGTCCTCCTCGGCCGGCTGAACCATCGTTCGACGGTCTCGAGCATCCTCAACCTGTTCACCCGGGAGGAACGGATCATGGCGATCGGCGCACTCGAGCGTCTCGGCATCGAGCAGACGGCGCTGCAGCCGGCCGGTACGCTTTCCGGCGGCCAGCAGCAGCGCGTCGCGATCGCCCGGGCGCTGATGCAGCAGCCGAAGGTGCTTCTCGCCGACGAGCCGATCGCGTCGCTCGATCCGCTCAACGCCAAGATTGTCATGGATGCGCTGCGCGACATCAACGAGCGTGACGGCATCACCGTCGTCACCAACCTGCACACGCTCGACACGGCGCGCAACTATTGCGAACGGATCATCGGCATGGCGCAGGGCCGGATCGTCTTCGACGGACAGCCGAAGGATCTCACCGCCACGGCGGTCGCCGAGATCTACGGCGCCGAAACGGCGATCGAGGAATCGATGACCTCGACGAGCATCAACATTCCCGCGGCTGTCGCTCGCGAGGAAAACGCATCGGCCAGCTACAAGCCGCTGGCACTGGCCGGCCTCTAA
- the phnE gene encoding phosphonate ABC transporter, permease protein PhnE: protein MATSLLSQRLSENGALIERHWQELNTRRRLYTCLGLAALALALFGSLWFANDSNAGKFLVRLPHFFDFVGDLMPREPMEIVRALFDLPSPYDDGSFKYNYPEGRLYVTESLYIPEYFHKMLETVNIAIFSTLIGAFFGFILCFLAARNLTPSAWVRGPVRRIMEILRAFPEVVIAGFFLAILSLGPIPAIAAVSIHTIGALGKLFFEVVENADMKPEEGLRAVGASWIERVWFGIVPQVLPNFTSYFLLRLEINVRASTIIGAVGGGGIGELLRLSIGQGHQAKTLAIVLLLFATIFAVDQFSAWLRRRLVGDQAFQLAQ, encoded by the coding sequence ATGGCCACCTCCCTGCTGTCACAGCGCTTGAGCGAGAACGGCGCCCTGATCGAGCGTCATTGGCAGGAGCTCAATACGCGCCGTCGCCTCTATACCTGCCTCGGGCTTGCCGCCCTGGCGCTGGCGCTCTTCGGCTCGCTCTGGTTCGCGAACGACTCGAATGCCGGGAAATTCCTTGTCCGCCTGCCGCATTTCTTCGACTTCGTCGGTGACCTGATGCCGCGCGAGCCGATGGAGATCGTTCGGGCGCTCTTCGATCTGCCCTCTCCCTACGACGACGGCAGTTTCAAATACAACTATCCGGAAGGCCGGCTATACGTCACCGAGAGCCTCTACATTCCCGAATACTTTCACAAGATGCTGGAGACGGTGAATATCGCCATCTTCTCGACGCTGATTGGTGCGTTCTTCGGCTTCATTCTGTGCTTCCTCGCGGCCCGCAACCTGACGCCCAGCGCTTGGGTGCGCGGCCCGGTCCGCCGGATCATGGAAATCCTGCGCGCATTTCCGGAAGTCGTGATCGCCGGCTTCTTCCTGGCGATCCTGTCGCTCGGCCCGATCCCCGCGATCGCGGCGGTGTCGATTCACACGATCGGTGCGCTGGGCAAGCTGTTCTTCGAAGTGGTCGAGAATGCCGACATGAAGCCGGAGGAGGGCCTGCGCGCCGTTGGCGCCAGCTGGATCGAGCGGGTTTGGTTCGGGATCGTGCCGCAGGTCTTGCCGAACTTCACCAGCTATTTCCTGCTTCGCCTGGAGATCAACGTGCGCGCCTCGACGATCATCGGCGCTGTCGGCGGCGGCGGAATCGGCGAGCTCCTGCGCCTGTCGATCGGCCAGGGCCATCAGGCCAAGACGCTCGCGATCGTGCTTTTGCTCTTCGCAACGATCTTCGCCGTCGATCAGTTCTCCGCCTGGCTTCGCCGCCGCCTCGTCGGCGACCAGGCCTTCCAGCTCGCCCAGTAG
- the htpG gene encoding molecular chaperone HtpG: MSDVEMSVEKHVFEADVAKLLHLMVHSVYSDKNVFLRELISNAADACEKLRYEAIVAPELLGSDPAPRITLTLDEENGRLVVEDNGIGMSRDELVESLGTIARSGTRAFMERIEAAQGRDGAQLIGQFGVGFYSAFMVADNVDVVSRRAGADKAWHWASDGKGSYTVSAVELADAPARGTRITLHLMEDARTYTSRWTVERIVKDQSGHVPVPISIVEKPGAEPAQVADGTALWTKQKSDISKEDYTDFYRGVAGQYDEPAVTVHFRAEGRHEYTALAFVPGSKPFDLFDPDRKGRMKLYVKRVFITDEAELLPRYLRFVRGLVDTADLPLNVSREMIQESPLLASIRKGLTNRVLTSIEKLAEGEPETFTTLWENFGSVIKEGIYEDFERRSQLLALSRFRTTAGDEKPRALSDYVKDMKEGQSAIYYLTGDNLAQLKASPQLEGFRARGIDVLLLTDPVDSFWVTTAPDFEGKPFKSITQGAADLAGIARQNSEAASSEANPAVTEFVNFAKATLGEAVSDVRASDRLTESAVCLVAPEHGPDRQLQKMLQGAGRIEGAAKPVLEINPGHHLIAALADCPAEEGSFREDAVKLLLDQARVLDGDKPEDPRAFAERLSRVFDRALKG, translated from the coding sequence ATGAGTGACGTCGAAATGTCCGTCGAGAAACATGTCTTCGAAGCCGATGTGGCGAAACTGCTGCATCTGATGGTGCACTCGGTCTATTCCGACAAGAACGTCTTTCTCCGCGAACTGATTTCGAATGCCGCGGACGCCTGCGAGAAGCTGCGCTACGAGGCGATCGTCGCGCCGGAACTGCTTGGCAGCGATCCCGCTCCGCGCATCACGCTAACGCTGGACGAGGAGAACGGCCGCCTGGTCGTCGAGGACAACGGCATCGGCATGAGCCGCGACGAGCTGGTCGAATCGCTCGGCACGATCGCCCGCTCCGGCACCCGCGCCTTCATGGAGCGGATCGAGGCGGCACAGGGCAGGGACGGCGCGCAGCTGATCGGCCAGTTCGGCGTCGGCTTCTATTCGGCCTTCATGGTGGCCGACAATGTTGACGTCGTTTCCCGCCGCGCCGGCGCCGACAAGGCCTGGCATTGGGCGTCGGACGGCAAGGGCAGCTACACGGTCTCCGCCGTCGAGCTCGCCGATGCGCCGGCGCGCGGCACCCGCATCACGCTGCATCTTATGGAGGACGCAAGAACCTACACCTCGCGCTGGACCGTGGAGCGGATCGTCAAGGATCAGTCCGGGCACGTGCCGGTACCGATCTCGATCGTCGAGAAGCCAGGCGCCGAGCCTGCACAGGTTGCCGACGGTACGGCGCTGTGGACCAAGCAGAAGAGCGACATCAGCAAGGAAGACTACACGGACTTCTACCGCGGCGTTGCCGGGCAGTACGACGAGCCGGCGGTGACCGTCCACTTCCGCGCAGAGGGGCGCCACGAATATACGGCGCTCGCCTTCGTTCCCGGCTCGAAGCCTTTCGACCTGTTCGACCCGGACCGCAAGGGCCGCATGAAGCTCTATGTGAAGCGTGTCTTCATCACCGACGAGGCGGAGTTGCTGCCGCGCTACCTGCGCTTCGTGCGCGGCCTCGTCGACACCGCCGATCTGCCGCTCAACGTGTCGCGCGAGATGATCCAGGAAAGCCCGCTGCTTGCGAGCATCCGCAAGGGCCTGACGAATCGCGTGCTGACGAGCATTGAAAAGCTCGCGGAGGGCGAGCCGGAGACCTTCACCACGCTTTGGGAGAACTTCGGCAGCGTCATCAAGGAAGGCATCTACGAGGATTTCGAGCGGCGGAGCCAGCTGCTGGCTCTTTCCCGATTCCGTACGACTGCCGGCGATGAAAAGCCGCGCGCCTTGAGCGACTACGTCAAGGATATGAAGGAAGGCCAGTCGGCGATCTACTACCTCACCGGCGACAACCTCGCCCAGCTTAAGGCGTCTCCGCAGCTCGAGGGATTTCGCGCCCGCGGTATCGACGTGCTGCTCTTGACGGATCCGGTTGACAGCTTCTGGGTGACGACGGCGCCTGATTTCGAGGGAAAGCCGTTCAAGTCGATCACCCAGGGCGCCGCGGACCTCGCCGGAATCGCGAGGCAGAACTCAGAAGCCGCCTCGTCCGAGGCGAATCCCGCCGTCACCGAGTTCGTGAACTTTGCCAAGGCGACGCTCGGCGAAGCGGTTTCGGATGTGAGAGCTTCCGACCGCCTGACGGAAAGCGCCGTCTGCCTCGTGGCGCCGGAACACGGTCCGGACCGTCAGCTGCAGAAGATGCTGCAAGGTGCGGGGCGTATCGAAGGAGCGGCAAAGCCTGTGCTCGAAATCAATCCCGGGCATCACCTGATCGCCGCCCTAGCTGACTGCCCGGCGGAAGAAGGCTCGTTCCGAGAGGACGCAGTGAAACTGCTTCTCGATCAGGCGCGGGTTTTGGACGGCGACAAGCCGGAGGATCCGCGCGCCTTTGCGGAGCGGCTGTCGCGCGTTTTTGATAGGGCGTTGAAGGGCTAA